A genomic region of Miscanthus floridulus cultivar M001 chromosome 3, ASM1932011v1, whole genome shotgun sequence contains the following coding sequences:
- the LOC136544687 gene encoding proline-rich receptor-like protein kinase PERK9 — protein sequence MVAPLLPLPPTTAARLDHGGERGPSCSAVRVGEQICPHLLPGGRSGPDPVPGGESGPQPPTSSPTVDPAPTSSLAVDPPPPRPQRRIQTPPRPRRWIRPLLVPDGGSDILLPGAEAAAMARALPLLRPLLSSSAPPPQSAVELPLSLCFPFSLSTPRSPPPTALLPRSPSALLLPVAA from the coding sequence ATGGTGGCGCccctccttcctctccctccaACCACGGCGGCGCGACTCGACCACGGTGGTGAGCGCGGCCCGTCTTGCTCGGCGGTGCGTGTGGGGGAGCAGATCTGCCCCCACCTCCTCCCCGGCGGCAGATCTGGCCCCGACCCTGTCCCCGGCGGCGAATCCGGCCCCCAGCCCCCCACCTCGTCCCCGACGGTAGATCCGGCCCCCACCTCGTCCCTGGCTGTAGATCCGCCCCCACCTCGtccccagcggcggatccagacCCCACCTCGTCCCCGGCGGTGGATCCGGCCCCTGCTCGTCCCCGATGGTGGATCCGACATCCTCCTCCCTGGAGCCGAGGCTGCCGCCATGGCCCGTGCTCTCCCTCTGCTccgccctctcctctcctcctctgctccacctccacagagcgccgtcgagctccctctctctctctgcttccccttctccctctctacTCCGCGCTCACCGCCGCCCACCGCTCTACTCCCCCGTTCTCCCTCAGCTCTGCTCCTTCCCGTGGCCGCCTGA
- the LOC136547492 gene encoding protein ENHANCED DISEASE RESISTANCE 4-like — translation MENSDARAVRRVRCPRCHCVLEEPGAPVYQCGGCGTTLRAKNRTGTGTGAGDAARASPSRSGLPPQSRHLDASDVASTSRSSTPTPPHVGTSWHRATDATGSRHGSGDLALVSAGTRGSDDVASTSSTPDATASSRRQGTDATSWRESGGVVVFAARSRGSGDVASTSSTPDATASSRPQGTDATSRRESGGLVSTGRSHGSGDVASTSSTPDANATAGSGRPGADTTSRGESAGPVPATNRVSEQVALIEKREREQRAAGQEVRDDTEGCRPRDADGAGFSGGNRDTTPESQDDTEKGMKRHAESTDAARKKHSGGAAVQPQYHHEHRQELVPKSSAQPAAAQPARDDADDAGEKALSPSRHELQEEHLGPLRKKILKTVDELKGDLSELFSNSPELNPPRARPPRLPKQEGYVSRAPPPAAASALPARVRHVASAADGHRGSAGRAVKPRQAAAPPRGLPSRRYRQCRAHPCCHNVEPRPCHHGHGCCRHHGKPECSSCRGYCCRPRAQEPSAPRKPPAGKEPKRRLPPRNHCRPVLKGAPFIVCSSCFKLVQVPADFAISTKTVRKLRCGSCSTVLSYSYRDPARKKAYQDSVDRCSTDGSELHGGKGDERSDPFAPFIDAFGLSSYSTEDEQRLPVSRNTSFDTLDGTKAVGRLHRLMGYGSASELLRHSPDLYESFSERTTPDVRQHDTKGKGVCIDDDYDVDDSDEEDVGALKRSVGKGSGWPPPWIPGKGTPAAGAIRIK, via the exons ATGGAAAATTCAGACGCCAGAGCGGTTCGCCGCGTGAGGTGCCCGAGGTGCCACTGCGTTCTTGAGGAGCCCGGCGCTCCAGTGTACCAATGCGGTGGATGCGGCACGACCCTTCGAG CAAAGAaccgcaccggcaccggcaccggcgcgGGAGACGCGGCCAGGGCGTCGCCGTCGCGGAGCGGGCTGCCTCCTCAGAGCAGGCACTTGGACGCCAGCGACGTCGCGAGCACGAGTAGGTCCAGCACCCCGACCCCTCCTCATGTCGGGACCAGctggcaccgagccaccgacgcGACAGGCAGCCGGCACGGTTCCGGTGATCTCGCTCTCGTGTCGGCCGGGACGCGTGGGTCCGATGACGTCGCGAGCACCAGCAGTACTCCTGACGCCACCGCGAGCAGCAGGCGCCAAGGCACCGACGCGACGAGCTGGCGCGAGTCCGGTGGTGTCGTGGTGTTCGCCGCGAGAAGCCGTGGCTCCGGCGACGTTGCTAGCACCAGCAGCACTCCTGACGCCACCGCGAGCAGCAGGCCCCAAGGCACCGACGCGACTAGCCGGCGCGAGTCCGGTGGTCTCGTGTCCACCGGGAGGAGCCATGGCTCCGGCGACGTTGCCAGCACCAGCAGCACCCCTGACGCCAATGCCACCGCGGGTAGCGGGCGTCCAGGCGCGGACACGACGAGCCGTGGAGAGTCCGCTGGTCCCGTGCCGGCGACGAACCGTGTCTCTGAGCAAGTGGCACTGATCGAGAAGAGGGAGCGCGAACAGAGAGCGGCCGGTCAGGAGGTCCGTGACGACACCGAAGGCTGCAGACCGAGAGATGCCGATGGTGCCGGCTTCTCCGGAGGAAACAGAGATACCACTCCTGAATCGCAGGATGACACAGAGAAGGGGATGAAACGCCATGCAGAATCGACCGATGCTGCCAGAAAGAAACATTCTGGTGGAGCTGCAGTGCAACCGCAGTACCACCATGAGCATCGCCAAGAACTTGTGCCGAAATCATCAGCTCAACCCGCAGCTGCTCAACCTGCACGGGATGATGCTGATGATGCCGGCGAAAAGGCGCTGAGTCCATCTCGCCATGAGCTTCAAGAAGAACATCTGGGGCCCTTGCGGAAGAAGATTCTGAAGACGGTGGATGAGCTGAAAGGCGACCTGTCTGAACTTTTCAGCAACTCCCCAGAGCTCAATCCGCCACGCGCGCGCCCTCCTCGTCTTCCCAAGCAAGAAGGCTACGTGTCTcgtgcgccgccgccggcggcggcctcGGCCCTCCCTGCCAGAGTTCGTCACGTCGCTTCTGCTGCCGACGGTCACCGTGGCAGCGCAGGTCGTGCGGTGAAGCCCCGTCAAGCCGCGGCCCCTCCCCGTGGCTTGCCGTCCCGGCGCTACCGCCAGTGCAGAGCACACCCGTGCTGCCATAACGTGGAGCCGAGGCCGTGCCATCACGGCCACGGCTGCTGCCGCCACCACGGCAAACCGGAGTGCAGCAGCTGCCGAGGATACTGCTGCAGGCCCAGAGCGCAGGAGCCGTCCGCGCCACGGAAGCCACCGGCAGGCAAGGAGCCCAAGCGGCGCCTGCCGCCCCGCAACCACTGCCGGCCGGTGCTGAAGGGCGCGCCGTTCATCGTCTGCTCCAGCTGCTTCAAGCTGGTGCAGGTGCCCGCCGACTTCGCCATCTCGACCAAGACAGTGCGCAAGCTGCGTTGCGGCTCCTGCTCCACCGTCCTCTCCTACTCCTACAGGGACCCGGCCAGGAAGAAGGCCTACCAGGACTCCGTCGACCGGTGCAGCACAGATGGCTCCGAGCTGCACGGCGGCAAAGGCGACGAACGATCCGACCCGTTCGCGCCGTTCATCGATGCCTTCGGTCTCAGCAGCTACTCGACGGAGGACGAGCAGCGGCTGCCCGTCTCGAGGAACACGTCGTTCGACACCCTCGACGGGACGAAAGCCGTGGGGCGGCTGCATCGGCTGATGGGGTACGGGTCAGCTAGCGAGCTGCTGCGCCACTCCCCTGACCTGTACGAGAGCTTCAGCGAGCGGACGACGCCTGACGTGAGACAGCACGACACGAAAGGGAAAGGCGTTTGCATCGACGATGACTACGACGTCGATGACTCGGACGAGGAAGACGTTGGTGCGCTGAAGAGATCAGTGGGGAAAGGGTCTGGCTGGCCGCCCCCATGGATTCCCGGCAAGGGGACTCCAGCAGCTGGAGCCATCAGGATAAAGTAG